The genomic segment CATGCTAACATGGGGAGAGTGTACACCCCTCAACTGTGCCTTTGTATGTATACTCAAGAGACAAGGCAAGGGTGGTTGCATTCAAGCATACGACAATCGCCCAGCTTGCGTCTGCTATTATAATTGCTGACGCCCCTAGCTCttaattaatagtattattGTATTTCACTAATGAAAAACCATCATCAactcatatttttatatcttatataataaaaaccaaCCTTCGATTAAAGTTGTTAAAAAACTCTTACTAATACAATAGATAAAGTCGGTTTATTTGGAGTACTTTGTCACTCTGATATTTGGAGTCTTCTTCAATGACGACCGATGCATGTGCCAACATCTTCGAAGCATTGGTTGGGACATTGAGAGCCTAAACAAGTCTTATCTGCCGAAATTCGAACCAAAACATAGATCCTGTTTCCGAGTTCTTACTTATATACTAGACAACATTTTGAAGCCTTTCCTGAGAAGGTCCTCATTATCTAAATTTCTTCCGATGATCTTGACGTGCTATCTAATCGAAATTTGCATCCATCCATGGTCGAATATATACATTGGTTGTACAGAGATTTAGCATATCTTGAATGATATAATTACCAAACATGTGATTGAAACTTAAGGATCAAACTCAAtagtaataaaattttaatattttagaattttgaaagatttaagtGATGTTTAggagatttttttatattctttttttagaaaataagatGTAATTCTATGAGATTCTATTACTAAACTTTGTGtgatttgaaatattttacaaaaacaaaaatctatgcATCGTGAGAAACAACACTTacgatgagagagagagaagcaaacaacATGTGATCTGATATTTCAATGGTTCTTCTCTCTTggcaagaacaaaaacagagtaaggaGAGAGAacgatgagagagagagaagcaaacaacATGTGATCTGATATTTCAATGGTTCTTCTCTCTTggcaagaacaaaaacagagtaaggagagagagagagaagcaaatgtGAGAGGGAGAGAAGCAAACATGAATTGTTGAGAGATTATAAACAATTTTGGAAGctgtttgttttgtaaatgcggatgaggcaataataaagtgcagaaagtaaagaacacaagaactttgttaacgaggttcggtttttcttATTCCTCGGGACCTagtccagatttcgattccactagaacaagaaagcaaatacaacctattcgcaaacgcgtaaatcaagcacaaccctcttaattcaccgctccgttctataacatgaaatcttaaggataaatctctacccttaactaaactcacaccaagcctagattcaaaccaatataacctaaccttgggctaaactccccctgagcctagacttcagatcttcaactctcttgagcaaccttcacacatACGTCACAtcgacgaacaaagaagcttgaacaacctaagcaccaaaccgcgaaactaagccgcacacaaacacaaaaagctCTCTAGGATTTATCTTTATGCCTCAGCTTTCTTGCttctctaggacgtgcccaacacctccttatatacccatcaatacttcctaatcaccaaaggagaagatttccaaatttcataagaaaaggattttttcctttttgatattttccttttccttgtaaaactccaatttaatcaaccaaagaaatagtagtttttCTCTTCAATCCATCCTTAAACTgtccttcaatattgccttctcaaaccttctagaaacttcttggacacatcaaacaacaacaattctatatcacgtcttgaatcacacaTACACTACTTCAGCCatccaatacatcttcattctccccctttttgactatgCTTGTGAACTCATCAGTTTAAACACTTAAACAACATCACCAgacacatcttcattctccccctgaATGAGTCACAACATGGTCAAAACTAACAGGAAAATTCTCCCCGCTTTGCAATACGCGGTTGATAGCCTAGTATACCACCTCCATAGAACTCATCTTTTCTAACCCAAATCTTGTTGCGCCTAAGACCTCCATGATTAAACTCTCTAATGAATCTGAAACAATTCCTCTTAATATGTCCTTGAACTCCACAATGATAACATGTAGGACCATGAACCCTTACATCAAAAGCATTCTCCATGTGGTTCCTCTCTCTCAACAATCTGAAACATCTTGGCCTAATATGCCCAACAACACCACAATGATGACAAACAGGTCGAAAAACTTTTCTAGGTGCATTATGCAATTCAGAAATTTTTGTATCACGTTCTTTCACAAACACCATCTCTGAAACAGCCTCTGTAGCAGTCTCTGAAGTACGCTTAGAAGCATACGTAATTTTTTCACTTGAAACAAACACCGGATCCGATTTTGAAACGTTTCCTTCATATCCAAGGCCACAATTATCTGTCTTGCCAATATTCAGAATATGATCCAACATCTCTGTACCATTATTAAGCATCCTCAaattctttttagtttcttcaagTTGCACTTTAGCTTGTAAtgattcttcctctttttctgtTGCATGCTTATCTGTTTCAACGACTTTAGCCTCTAACTTAAGCTTTTCcttaatcaaaactgaattaTCCTCAACTACCTTAAGCCAATGTGCATACAACTTCTCATAACTCTTACCAAGTTCTTCATAGCTTATACCCTCTGAATCACTATCACTCTCAGATCCATATTCAGACACAGTTGCAGGTTTTGGTGCACACTCAGAAACAGTTGCAGACACTGTTGCAGACGCTGATTCAGAATtatcttcaaaagttgtaaacaCCACAAAATTCTTCAGCTCTTTTTCCTCATCTGAATCCGTTTCAGAATCACTAGTAACAACATTCATAgccttcttcttatgcttttgtAGATTGGCACAATTAGACCGTACATGACCATATCCTTtgcattcaaaacattgaaTATTCTTTAATGAAGTCTTCATATCTTCactcattttatttttcttctcttctcccttACGCTTCAGAAATTTAGCAAATTGTCTTTACATAGACGTGCCTTCTCCGTATGAATTCATCACAACTGATTCAAAGCTCTTCCTTACTTCCTGAACTACCCTCACCCTTGATCTACCCGAAACAAGACTGAATCTCTATTGagaacccgctctgataccacttgtaaatgcggatgtggcaataataaagtgcagaaagtaaagaacacaagaaatttgttaacgaggttcggtttttcctactcctCGGGACCTAGTCCATatttcgattccactagaacaagaaagcaaatacaacctattcgcaaacgcgtaaatcaagcacaaccctcttaattcaccgctccgttctataacatgaaatcttaaggctaaatctctacccttaactaaactcacaccgagcctagattcaaaccaagataacctaactttaggctaaactccccctgagcctagacttcagatctccaattctcttgagcaaccttcacacacacgtcacaccgacgaacaaagaagcttgaacaacccaagcaccaaaccgcaaaactaagccgcacacaaacacaaaaagctCTCTAGGATTTATCTTTATGCCTCAGCTTTCTTGCttctctaggacgtgcccaacacatccttatatacccatcaatacttcctaatcaccaaaggagaaaatttccaaatctcataagaaaaagactttttcctttttgctattttccttttccttgtaaaattccaatttaatcaaccaaagaaatagtagttttcctcttcaatccATCCTTAaaccgtccttcaatattgccttctcaaaccttctagaaacttcttggacacatcaaacaacaacaattttgtatcacgtcttgaatcatacagacactacttcagccatccaatacatcttcatatttgtttttgtttttgtttttcgcTGGAGTGCTCGGAACTGAATCAAACACAGAAGGTTTTGCAGGGGAAACGTCGTTTGCATTTGCAGGTGTGCTTGGGACGGGATCAGATAATATAGATAACTTAGGAGGGAGGAAGTCATTTGAAATAGTCGAACCAGTTTTTATAGGCTTAATACTGAAGTCatcaaatccaaatccaaagcCAAAACCACTGTCATACTTCTCATGATCCTTGTCCTgcttaaaacataacaaaagttAATAGCAAAAAAAGTAACGATTCTTTCATGTAGATATACAAAGGTAAAGAGATACATAATATGTACATGTCGAACGCCACAAACCTGAAACTTCGGGGTGTGTAAACTGGTTTACTTTTCCGTTGTCAGGGTTGAAGCTTTAAACTGAATCTGCCTCATTGTGAGAGTCATATTTGCAGTTTTTCCACTAGAAGCAGTAGATTCACCATCATCATGGCCATTTTCACTGGAAAAATAACATAGACAATGTAAATCACCGAGATGAATTCTTCTCTGTAGGGCCATATTATACCCTATTTTAGAGGGTCGAAGCAGTACATTTCACAGAAACACatgaactccacagttaagaaGGATGCAATCCAAACCACATCAGGTCGGGTGAGCTATCAGCGTCAATACCATTTCTAACATTAGAGTCATCCACAGATCCGTTTTTATCTATGGCATTAACATCAGATGCTTTACCCTTTGACTGCTCAGATGTTGGTTCCTTCTCAGAAGCCTTTTTTATCTCTGGCATTAACATCCGgctcatttgtttgtttttatttttaattgaaatccttcaaaattctaCCTCAAAGGGTATGATTTTGAGAGGAGTACTTTTCaactaaaaagagaaaaaaaaaaaaaaaagtctctgaaaatcatttaaagtaacattctaaaaaaagttgtgataatttgaataacaagagatttaaagttggatttataaactattgattgaataacaagagattctaaattattttaaaggactttatataaatcttagttgaataacataggatttcatgagattttttaaaatccttaattgaataacaaataattttaagaatactTTAAAATCCTTTAAATTTAAGTTCAATACCCCTCTTCATGTACAATTTGAGggtctgattggtaacgtaTGCAAAACTGTAAGTTGAAACTGTTAGTTTTTAATGaatagtgcaaagctgtaagaaaaaactttaaatgaaagctgtacaaaaaaactaaaagtaaagGGTTTGATTGGTAACGTAGCCAAAGCTGTACAGAAAAACTGTAAGCTGAAGCTGTAAGCTGTTACGGaatagtgcaaagctgtaaGAAAGAGCTGTACGTGAAAGCTGTACAAAAAAGCTGAGAATAAAGTTtgtaataaagtttttggtaaagtttttgtgattggtaaaaattcaaAGCTGTACCATttgtgtaacatccgtgaaccagaatcccggtttgggagttgcatcggtcgatgcaaatattgcatcggtcgatgcaaggtggTTTCTCTGCGtattgacttaagtcaaacgctgcgttttgggcaaaaagagaaaagaaaacccttaGGGTCGttccttttgtctcattagacgtgtgtggccgtttttgagataAAAGAGAAGGGAGGAAGAGTTCTTGAAAgtttttggtgatttctggagatttgaggcgtttcttggtgagatctgtagctgggatcattgtaggagcttcctagaggcttgttcttgtttgtttgaggcttagtttcttctgtggcaaaggtaagtgcatgaccatggcttatctaagctagagaactctctgATTTGcctgttatgtgttgttaggttggttagattgttattgggacgttaggaagctttcttgtggcttgggatcgagtttcgtggttgcaggaacgaagatccggcgagaagcttcggaggaaaacgatgctcggcattgcatcggtcgatgcactttgtgcgtcggtcgatgcagatgcgaggacggcgcgtaaactctagggttttcgtgttatgtcgagcatgcatcggtcgatgcatatcttgcatcggtcgatgcaagttaaccttgcatcggtcgacgcagatcttgcgtcggtcgacgcaacctccatctggtgtcggtcgatgcatgttggtatcggtcgatgcagagtcctggtttgttattgttgattgttgaatgttgtttgatggttagagatgtctctattgcttgtgtgtatagcccagtagatgggaggattgccttactgagtgtttataaaatactcatgcattgcaatatgtgtttgtggtgcaggtaaaggcaaagtgtgatcgtggaatcaaggcaatgaagaggaggatgttctagggactcggtttgatgttgtctggcattgctaggttgctagagttgggtcattagaacattgctaggttgctggttctttgattctttatgtttggatattgattatgttggaatatggttatatttgattattggattattattgattattggttggttattccgctgttgaatgtgtttgtggttaggtggctagtgggtatgggaccactagtggtagttttatttattatattgattatttattatttttaaaaaaaagtcggtcgtttcattttggtatcagagccgttacggttctaggtttgggttcactaggtttctgttgtagatgtttgggattgcatgctttgattgattatgtgagttagtcaattgtgtatggcatggagtcctagaacatcctcttcgagccttcaatgagattccacggtgagttattgttatgtttctttgtgtggtattgatttgttttatgcttgttagcctctgttcttggaagatcagtggttaaggtgtttgagttgttggtcttggacggggacgtggtcgtggtcattgtcgggcgggtcccgaggctagcgagtgtgtggtccagagttccacgaggaggtacgtcagagagTTAGCCGGTtagcgtgccgggggtgctgggaacccaggtgtggggttgcagcaggtggagcctagggtcgagatgatcgttggcggatctgttggcgtgctgttggagcggttaccgagaggggtaccagtgtaggctccagttgtgccgcatgtggcggggtgcagccgagggctgcggatgttgtggactttccatcttatgttaagaggacggagcggttgtagatgaccggtatgagattattctcaagaggtatcgagcctagagaggcggataggtggattTATGCAGTTAGAGCAGATATTTTTGTagcttggtggttaatccagttggatattagaagtttagtgggcaggtgtaacattgcaatgttatactcggaccacaggaggtactttgtgtcgagagatgtttatagtcgttaaggattgttgctcctaaggggatggtgattcccctgattaccgatagctcgaggggctgagggctccgagagtggcagaggggatgatgttcccctgaggggatgagtagttcccctgataccgagatcttgaggattgtggtctaagagtgagacggtataactcaaagacgctggtctgagagtgagatcggtatgactcgaaggttgcgacctaagagtggaGGAGTtaggagcaagcaatgcctatgACGTGAGTATGAACATAGCGaatgaatgtagacctcgagagagtgatggtggtttaatcttggattttaggattatgttggccggtgggccagggttttatgaaccagagcggttatgaatgtgtggctgtagTGCCAGGATtgagtggccggtggtgctggagtcccgggaaggagaGCTGCAGCAGATATGAGCCGGCAAGGGCAtggttgccaggtacataagattcacgagaagccttcatggcaggataaactaatcgttgcgacgatggtggatgaagttcattagagatggacaaggttactagatttaaggttttggtaagcttgctgggggGAAACAAGTCAAGTAGATTAAGTTGGCggtctgcaaagcatttgatacggtgaatcggaatatgcgaacgtatggtatttgctgtggagaatagctaagcggaaagctaattttggattaatctatcttgtggaagttttccctaagagacaagttactagaggttcttggacgaacaagagggttgacATTCAGGTGGCttcgagttgatgtcggcatacttgaatgtttatttggcagagctgaagatgcagctagaggatttgttgagtaagagattcatccgtcctagtgtatcaNgcaagttgagcaagtgttgtttttggcagcgtgagatgggctttctgggtcacattgtttctgtagagggggtttctgtagattcAGGCTattagggattggcctagatcgcagaatgccacagagatcaggagtttcctagTTTTGGCAGgatattacaggagatttgtgcaggggtttgcaagcagagcacgtcctatgcctaagttgacagggaaggatgttccttttgtctggtcagaagagtgtgaggaaggctttgcaagcctgaaggagatgttgactactgcgccagtgttggctttgcctgagcagggagaaccttatgtggtttatacagatgcatctagagttggtttggggtgtgttctgatgcagcatgggaaggtgattgcctatgcttcgcggcagttgcgggtgcatgaaggcaattatcctactcatgatttggagatgggtgctgtagtttttgccctgaagatttggagatcttatctttatggtgcaaaggtacaggtgtttacagatcataagagcctgaagtatatattcactcagcctgagttgaatttgagacagaggcggtggatggagcttgtggcagattatgatttggagatagcctatcatcctggtaaggctaacacggttgcagatgctctgagtcggaagagggtagcttcggctcaggagcaggagatggagtctctggtaggggagatcagtgctttgagcttatgtgctgtttcacaggaaccgttgggtttggaagcagtagatagagcagatcttctgagtagagtgcggttggctcaggagaaggatttggggctggtgaatgcctctaaggatgtggattcagagtatcaggtctcagataatggtactatcttggtgcacggtcgtgtgtgtgtgcccaaggatgaggagttgagacaggagattctgagagaggctcatgcgagcaagttgtccattcatccaggagcgactaagatgtaccgtgatctcaagaggtactatcattgggtcgggatgaagaaggatgtagctagttgggtttcgaggtgtgatgtgtgtcagctagtgaaggctgagcatcaggttcctggcgggttactgaagagtttacccattcctgagtggaagtgggatatgatcaccatggattttgtggtaggattgccagtgtcacggacctttgatgctatttgggtcattgtggaccggttgactaagtcagcacattttctggccattaagaagactgatggagcagcggtcttggctaagaagtatgtgagagagatagtcagattgcatggggtgccagcgagcattgtgtctgatagggattctaagttcacttcggtgttctggaaggcatttcaggcggagatgggcactaaggtgcatatgagtacagcttatcatccccagacagatggacagtctgagaggacgatccagacgctggaggatttgctgaggatg from the Camelina sativa cultivar DH55 chromosome 12, Cs, whole genome shotgun sequence genome contains:
- the LOC109127944 gene encoding putative defensin-like protein 139 codes for the protein MTKSFQLSVTVLCIVTLLCIGMAMGHRMVPERCHDMLTWGECTPLNCAFVCILKRQGKGGCIQAYDNRPACVCYYNC